One window of Athalia rosae chromosome 4, iyAthRosa1.1, whole genome shotgun sequence genomic DNA carries:
- the LOC105692749 gene encoding proline-rich transmembrane protein 4, whose amino-acid sequence MFVMSTRVLLWFSTLSCVTLQVRGTGEGGPNSPVFNLDHTTLEKNLAAIFNKVSHGSATTKRSVPVYEAQMSASTTLSTVPAPLTTTPTSPSIRYPIPRATMAPPYREIPSYAPPARAFFTPPLPPEYLNPFADKPTLRGTNTDTHSGVRRPVPPPSLTPAHERIPIRPPDLVQGASQSPEKPPASRNKPLNTPSKEQQKGLEVVGDTDRKNNSSSEVVPTLHYPSISRILSGSNGRKQDVPEILFRPVSTKVPPLHNLPPHSTTEGPSTTSTQRTITKIFNPVTHPTIFNLPNTRRQEEDNGDHNLKDENGDAHGIRTENIEIVDAERLPYPQPQPPAPSKRPSGNNHVINQVDSHPLASTWNIAWSLHVYVAAIMFTLMALYSIYKIVRFNEATNLLSQSYFLTVHLLLTTICTLRCFHLFYDAYNLAGSLPEPLSRVLMYLPAPLLTTAFATLVLYLARCSQAPSLNNKFISPTALVLCSAVHVVLCISLHVSTHVLDYNDDAKILPLVCQCVYIIVCVTLGLCYMYVYRVARSQIQITNTKSVGNHVGADPTTVALSTAITTTIATAMLSILMGFVQLYGIFGVQGRIGPPGYPWLWWGWQFSVRLLELSICGLLAWVGSLSQYPLREKQLQQHSAHSGFALFPCGSSTSTENMDDVLYPAICSTNQAIQNYTNRTGKQVYDDSFPLNTLPEHLNISGTFERHSIRKSGTMGHFPHEARSSLNRHGNGVQTLRASSDSRGRHTPIQNLHDQPPTSGSTMLVAEDGFVRFRSLGAEEDDLSDSHSIVGTHGRGSSLAGSVRYNARHPGIQHQHQHSHSSHQGHHQSHHQLYNNT is encoded by the coding sequence ATGTTCGTGATGTCGACGCGAGTACTGCTCTGGTTCTCGACGTTGTCGTGTGTGACGTTGCAGGTGAGAGGTACGGGAGAAGGAGGTCCGAACAGCCCGGTATTCAACTTGGACCATACGACACTGGAAAAAAACCTGGCAGCCATTTTTAACAAAGTGTCACACGGCTCGGCCACCACCAAACGAAGCGTACCGGTATACGAGGCTCAAATGTCCGCCAGTACAACTTTGTCCACCGTACCGGCACCCCTGACCACAACTCCCACGTCACCGTCCATCAGGTATCCCATTCCACGCGCAACCATGGCGCCCCCGTACCGGGAAATACCGTCGTACGCACCTCCGGCTAGGGCGTTTTTCACGCCACCCTTACCTCCGGAGTACCTAAACCCTTTCGCGGACAAACCTACCCTCAGGGGTACGAATACCGACACTCATTCGGGGGTACGACGACCCGTTCCACCGCCGAGTCTGACTCCGGCGCACGAAAGGATACCCATTAGGCCTCCAGATCTTGTTCAGGGGGCCTcgcagagtccggaaaagccACCGGCGTCGAGAAATAAACCGTTGAATACGCCGAGCAAGGAACAGCAGAAGGGATTGGAGGTAGTCGGTGATACTGACCGGAaaaacaacagcagcagcgagGTAGTACCGACGTTACATTATCCCAGTATATCTAGAATACTCTCGGGAAGTAACGGGAGGAAACAGGACGTACCGGAGATCCTGTTCCGCCCCGTGTCGACGAAAGTACCACCGCTGCACAATTTACCTCCTCATTCTACTACTGAAGGACCGTCGACCACCAGCACTCAGAGAActataacgaaaatttttaacccGGTCACACATCCGACGATATTCAATCTGCCGAACACTAGGCGGCAGGAGGAGGATAACGGCGATCATAATCTCAAGGACGAGAACGGTGACGCTCATGGGATCAGAACCGAGAACATTGAGATCGTGGACGCCGAGAGGCTCCCTTATCCCCAACCCCAGCCACCCGCGCCCTCGAAAAGACCGTCGGGTAACAACCACGTGATTAATCAGGTGGATTCCCACCCGCTGGCGTCCACGTGGAACATAGCCTGGTCCCTCCACGTATACGTGGCGGCCATAATGTTCACTCTTATGGCACTTTACTCGATCTATAAAATCGTGCGGTTCAACGAAGCGACGAATCTCTTGAGCCAGTCGTATTTTCTCACGGTGCATCTACTTCTCACAACCATTTGCACCCTTAGGTGTTTTCACCTATTCTACGACGCTTACAACCTCGCGGGTTCCCTGCCGGAACCCCTCTCGAGGGTTTTGATGTACCTTCCGGCGCCTCTGCTCACCACAGCGTTTGCCACGCTTGTTCTTTACCTGGCGAGATGCTCGCAGGCGCCGTCATTGAATAACAAATTCATCTCGCCGACCGCCCTCGTGCTCTGCTCAGCCGTCCACGTGGTGTTATGCATATCTCTACACGTCTCGACTCACGTACTCGACTACAACGACGACGCGAAAATATTACCGTTGGTCTGCCAGTGCGTTTATATAATAGTCTGCGTTACTCTGGGCCTATGCTACATGTACGTGTATCGCGTTGCCAGGTCGCAGATTCAGATTACGAATACAAAATCCGTTGGGAATCACGTCGGTGCTGACCCAACAACCGTCGCCCTTAGTACCGCCATTACCACGACAATAGCAACAGCCATGTTGTCGATACTCATGGGATTCGTACAACTGTACGGAATATTCGGCGTTCAAGGAAGGATAGGACCTCCCGGATACCCCTGGTTATGGTGGGGCTGGCAGTTCTCCGTGAGGCTTCTCGAACTATCAATTTGCGGTCTATTGGCCTGGGTCGGAAGCCTCTCGCAGTATCCGCTACGCGAGAAACAGCTGCAACAGCATTCGGCGCATTCGGGATTCGCGCTATTTCCATGCGGCAGTTCAACCTCCACCGAGAATATGGACGACGTACTGTATCCCGCCATATGCAGCACCAATCAGGCCATCCAGAACTACACGAATCGTACCGGTAAACAAGTGTACGACGATAGTTTTCCGCTCAATACCCTACCCGAACACTTGAACATCTCCGGTACCTTCGAGCGACATTCTATAAGAAAGTCGGGGACCATGGGACATTTCCCCCACGAAGCGAGGAGCTCATTAAACCGCCACGGAAACGGCGTACAAACTTTAAGGGCGTCCTCGGATTCCAGGGGTAGACATACGCCGATACAAAATCTCCACGATCAACCGCCAACGTCCGGCTCTACGATGCTAGTTGCCGAAGATGGCTTCGTTAGATTCCGAAGTCTCGGCGCGGAGGAGGACGACCTATCCGACTCGCACAGTATCGTCGGTACTCACGGACGGGGAAGTTCCTTAGCCGGTAGCGTCAGATATAACGCCAGACATCCGGGGATACAACATCAACATCAACACTCTCATTCCAGTCATCAAGGGCACCATCAAAGTCATCACCAACTCTACAACAACACGTAG